One genomic region from Myxococcota bacterium encodes:
- a CDS encoding DsbA family protein, with translation MDTDDADAIRFYFSFRSPYAWLAAERIEEELGDLGVALDCIPVFPTPEQFPNDPSLLPQKVAYLAQDVRRIARKEGLTVTFPSQGDCDWLPSHAAALGALRAGKGLELVRQLFRQRFQQGLDLGEDKVLADASRRARCDPEATLAWAHDPDLRREVGDGWARGVERDGIFGVPSFVVGRKLYWGQDRMAFVRQAARRKGP, from the coding sequence GTGGACACCGACGACGCGGACGCGATCCGCTTCTACTTTAGTTTTCGCAGCCCCTACGCCTGGCTCGCCGCCGAACGCATCGAGGAAGAACTCGGCGACCTCGGCGTCGCGCTCGACTGCATCCCAGTCTTCCCGACGCCGGAGCAGTTCCCGAACGACCCGTCGCTCCTGCCGCAGAAGGTCGCCTACCTCGCGCAGGACGTACGCCGCATCGCGCGCAAGGAAGGGCTGACCGTCACCTTCCCCTCGCAGGGCGACTGTGACTGGTTGCCCAGCCACGCAGCTGCCCTCGGCGCCCTGCGTGCCGGGAAGGGGCTGGAGCTGGTTCGGCAGCTGTTCCGACAGCGCTTCCAACAGGGCCTCGACCTCGGCGAGGACAAGGTGCTCGCCGACGCGTCGCGCCGGGCGCGCTGCGACCCGGAAGCCACGCTGGCGTGGGCGCACGACCCGGACCTGCGCCGGGAGGTGGGCGATGGCTGGGCGCGGGGCGTCGAGCGCGACGGCATCTTCGGGGTGCCTTCCTTCGTCGTCGGCCGCAAGCTCTATTGGGGCCAGGACCGCATGGCGTTCGTCCGCCAGGCGGCGCGGCGCAAAGGCCCGTAG